The Azospirillum baldaniorum genome contains a region encoding:
- a CDS encoding peroxidase-related enzyme (This protein belongs to a clade of uncharacterized proteins related to peroxidases such as the alkylhydroperoxidase AhpD.), giving the protein MPQPDHVMALPVPETPDLDPDMAALFAKCEEKLGFVPNVLRAYSLRPKKLRTFAQLYNELMVGESGLSKLEREMIAVVVSSANHCYYCLVAHGQAVRKLSGDPELGEMLAFNYRAAKLEPRQRAMLDFAWKLTKEPWTMGEPDRQALRDAGFGEEDIFDIADTAAFYNMSNRVASAVDMMPNRDYHKQDR; this is encoded by the coding sequence ATGCCGCAGCCCGATCACGTCATGGCCCTGCCCGTTCCAGAAACGCCCGACCTCGACCCGGACATGGCCGCCCTCTTCGCCAAGTGCGAGGAGAAGCTGGGCTTCGTCCCCAACGTGCTGCGCGCCTACAGCCTGCGCCCGAAGAAGCTGCGCACCTTCGCCCAGCTCTACAACGAGCTGATGGTCGGCGAGAGCGGCCTGTCCAAGCTGGAGCGCGAGATGATCGCGGTGGTCGTGTCCTCGGCCAACCATTGCTACTACTGCCTCGTCGCCCATGGACAGGCGGTGCGCAAGCTGTCCGGCGATCCGGAGCTGGGCGAGATGCTCGCCTTCAACTACCGCGCGGCCAAGCTGGAGCCGCGCCAGCGCGCCATGCTCGATTTCGCGTGGAAGCTGACCAAGGAGCCCTGGACCATGGGCGAGCCGGACCGGCAGGCGCTGCGCGACGCCGGCTTCGGCGAGGAGGACATCTTCGACATCGCCGACACCGCCGCCTTCTACAACATGTCGAACCGCGTCGCCTCGGCGGTGGACATGATGCCGAACCGCGACTACCACAAGCAGGACCGCTAA
- a CDS encoding YihY family inner membrane protein: MRVREIGGFIAYSSMRFYNDNCFQTAASLTYTSLLALVPLMTIGFAIFSAFPAFNALQSRIQTLLFKNLVPENSDAILQYLAAFMANAGQMPVFGIVGLAMSAVLLIWTIEGSFATVWRVREPRSYVTRILSFWAVVSLSPLFAGASLSLSSTLWAVLQFAHLEGFADPLVGIGAILPFMLQLVGCTLLYVIIPNRDVGWMDAACGGAVASLLLETSKAGFAMYMKEFPAYQTIYGALATVPIFLFWLYIAWSTVLFGAVITASLPEWRAGKITRGGPEGLLPAQRLGLALAVLHELLEGTRLGVGLRRRTLVGRVPVGTVLIDGILEQLRDAHWVAHTTHNAWVVTRDLSEATLYDLMKALGIGLRGSVRGLGGLELPWQDRTAQLLEQAERDQEETLGVPIKDLLSDRPLEVEPLEAGAREPDPQDSGTVTGEGSGAVPLRAKRWP; the protein is encoded by the coding sequence GTGCGCGTTCGGGAAATCGGCGGCTTCATCGCCTATTCCTCCATGCGCTTCTACAACGACAACTGTTTCCAGACCGCGGCGTCGCTGACCTACACCTCGCTGCTGGCGCTGGTGCCGCTGATGACCATCGGCTTCGCGATCTTTTCGGCCTTTCCCGCCTTCAACGCGCTGCAGTCGCGCATCCAGACGCTGCTGTTCAAGAATCTCGTGCCGGAGAACAGCGACGCCATCCTGCAATATCTGGCGGCCTTCATGGCCAACGCCGGGCAGATGCCGGTGTTCGGCATCGTCGGGCTGGCGATGTCCGCGGTCCTGCTGATCTGGACCATCGAAGGGTCCTTCGCCACCGTCTGGCGGGTGCGGGAGCCGCGCTCCTACGTCACCCGCATCCTGTCCTTCTGGGCGGTGGTGTCGTTGAGCCCGCTGTTCGCCGGCGCCAGCCTGTCGCTGTCCAGCACCCTGTGGGCGGTGCTCCAGTTCGCCCATCTGGAGGGCTTCGCCGACCCGCTGGTGGGGATCGGGGCGATCCTGCCCTTCATGCTGCAGCTGGTCGGCTGCACGCTGCTCTACGTCATCATCCCCAACCGGGACGTCGGCTGGATGGACGCCGCCTGCGGCGGGGCGGTCGCCTCGCTGCTGCTGGAGACGTCCAAGGCGGGCTTCGCCATGTACATGAAGGAGTTTCCGGCCTACCAGACCATCTACGGCGCGCTGGCGACCGTGCCGATCTTCCTGTTCTGGCTCTACATCGCCTGGTCCACGGTGCTGTTCGGCGCGGTCATCACCGCCTCGCTGCCCGAATGGCGGGCCGGCAAGATCACCCGCGGCGGGCCGGAGGGGCTGCTGCCCGCGCAGCGGCTGGGGCTGGCGTTGGCCGTCCTGCACGAGCTTCTGGAGGGCACGCGGCTCGGCGTGGGCTTGCGGCGGCGGACGCTGGTCGGGCGCGTGCCGGTCGGCACGGTGCTGATCGACGGCATCCTGGAGCAGCTCCGCGACGCCCATTGGGTGGCCCACACCACGCACAACGCCTGGGTCGTCACCCGCGACCTCAGCGAGGCCACGCTGTACGACCTGATGAAGGCGCTGGGCATCGGCCTGCGCGGCTCCGTCCGCGGGCTGGGCGGGCTGGAACTGCCTTGGCAGGATCGCACGGCCCAGCTGCTGGAGCAGGCGGAGCGCGACCAGGAGGAGACCCTCGGCGTGCCGATCAAGGACCTGCTGTCCGACCGGCCGCTGGAGGTGGAGCCGCTCGAAGCGGGGGCTCGGGAACCGGACCCGCAGGATTCCGGGACGGTAACGGGGGAGGGGTCCGGTGCGGTGCCGCTGCGTGCGAAGCGCTGGCCGTAA
- the fabI gene encoding enoyl-ACP reductase FabI, which produces MSNPKPLMDGKRGLIMGVANDRSIAWGIASTLAQHGAELAFTYQGDALLKRVKPLAEQVNAPLLLPCDVTDEASVDATFAAIEKEWGKLDFLVHAIAFSDKNELDGLYLDTTRANFLRTMDISCYSFTAVAQRAVPLMKDGGSLLTLSYYGAERVMPHYNVMGVAKAALEASVRYLAVDLGGRDIRVNAISAGPIKTLAASGIGDFRYILKWNELNAPLKRNVTIGEVGGAGLFLLSDLGTGVTGEVMHVDSGYHTVGMVAVDAAAEVSQLLGSLGGAGKPA; this is translated from the coding sequence ATGTCCAACCCGAAGCCGCTCATGGACGGCAAGCGCGGCCTGATCATGGGCGTGGCGAACGATCGGTCGATCGCCTGGGGAATTGCCTCCACGCTGGCGCAGCACGGCGCCGAGCTGGCCTTCACCTATCAGGGTGACGCGCTGCTGAAGCGTGTGAAGCCGCTGGCCGAGCAGGTCAACGCCCCGCTGCTGCTGCCCTGCGACGTCACCGACGAGGCCAGCGTCGACGCGACCTTCGCCGCCATCGAGAAGGAATGGGGCAAGCTGGACTTCCTGGTTCATGCGATCGCTTTTTCCGACAAGAACGAGCTGGACGGCCTCTATCTCGACACGACGCGGGCCAACTTCCTGCGCACGATGGACATCTCCTGCTACTCCTTCACCGCGGTGGCGCAGCGCGCCGTCCCGCTGATGAAGGACGGCGGCAGCCTCCTCACCCTCTCCTACTACGGCGCCGAGCGCGTGATGCCCCACTACAACGTGATGGGTGTCGCCAAGGCCGCGCTGGAGGCGAGCGTGCGTTACCTGGCGGTCGATTTGGGCGGTCGGGACATCCGCGTCAATGCCATCTCCGCCGGTCCGATCAAGACGCTGGCCGCCAGCGGCATCGGCGACTTCCGCTACATTCTGAAGTGGAACGAGCTGAACGCCCCGCTGAAGCGCAACGTCACCATCGGCGAGGTCGGCGGCGCCGGCCTGTTCCTGCTGAGCGATCTCGGCACCGGCGTGACCGGCGAGGTCATGCACGTCGACTCCGGCTACCACACCGTCGGCATGGTCGCGGTGGACGCGGCGGCCGAGGTGTCGCAGCTCCTGGGGTCGCTGGGCGGCGCGGGCAAGCCCGCCTGA
- a CDS encoding chemotaxis protein CheB, translating into MEPEDNDHTIADAPTSPDEGADTVSVYGPYPEGQDRVCCIVGIGASAGGLEALQRFFDNVPGESDLAYVVVQHLSPVHKSLMVDLLAKHTAMSVVQAADGMAVERNTVYLLPPAKHLSIEDGRLILTAKDTTGGMSLPIDIFFTALARDQGPRALGVVLSGTGSDGTRGLLAIKSAGGFAAAQDPESAQFDGMPRSAIATGQVDAVKTPDKLPGCLIEHAGRVLSRNLPVPAKPQDRDNDPLAQIVAAIRSVTGVDFSHYKLATLLRRIERRMHTAGLDSMSDYAALLRRNSAETVSLYKEMLIGVTRFFRDEGAFASLADKVIPTLLAKRSPTDMVRVWVCGCATGEEAYSIAILFAEAQERMGRSFDVKIFATDIDQDSIEIASLGEYPRSIAEDVSNERLTRYFIARGDHYLVSRDIRRMVVFAAHNIMRDPPFTKIDLVSCRNLLIYMDSPLQRKVLSLFQYALRQSGFLFLGTSETLGDLSAEFHVLDSRNKLFQSLRTGTHRLSRLLVPTVAAPVHRHGDETMSQAQEEGAAIDEAISTLMRAYVPPSLLVNEQMNIMHVFGEASAILKVPPGEATLNALKLLPSSVSMVVGTALTRAFRSGEEFALSNIPVKDREGLPAVSLRVKPFVARKTGRRFALIVLDPSAPALALPDSDFDFDTDTAERIRGLEQELVSRGENLQATIEELETANEELQATNEELLASNEELQSTNEELQSVNEELYSVNAEYQAKVEELTEVTNDLDNLLRSTEIGTVFLDSGMVIRRFTPAAARFINIIPRDVGRSISHLSTNIDYPDFLKDIERVFHDHKPVERHVPVRGDRWIQTRILPYLTEKNQVAGVVVTFVDVTAAKAAEHRLQTVLDSLPEHVAVIDSDGAITMVNHAWRMFGQKNGAPALDRCGPGTNYLDVCNAEEGTEGEDIARAVNDGLRRILSGDIEQFTIEYPCHSDKEERWFMMHACRLAGLSGGAVVSHIDITNRKRMELRASGRRNGPKKAGAPSGKDAAAGGAA; encoded by the coding sequence GTGGAACCAGAAGACAACGATCACACCATCGCCGACGCGCCCACGTCACCCGATGAGGGCGCGGACACGGTTTCCGTCTATGGTCCCTATCCGGAAGGCCAGGATCGGGTTTGCTGCATCGTCGGCATCGGCGCCTCCGCCGGCGGGTTGGAAGCGCTCCAGCGCTTCTTCGACAATGTGCCGGGGGAAAGCGACCTCGCCTATGTGGTGGTCCAGCATCTCTCGCCGGTCCACAAGAGCCTGATGGTCGATCTGCTGGCCAAGCACACCGCCATGTCGGTGGTGCAAGCCGCGGACGGCATGGCGGTGGAGCGCAACACCGTCTATCTGCTGCCCCCCGCCAAGCATCTGTCGATCGAGGACGGGCGGCTGATCCTGACCGCCAAGGACACCACCGGCGGCATGAGCCTGCCCATCGACATCTTCTTCACCGCTCTCGCCAGGGACCAGGGGCCGCGGGCGCTGGGGGTGGTGCTGTCCGGCACCGGATCGGACGGAACGCGCGGCCTGCTGGCGATCAAATCGGCGGGCGGCTTCGCCGCCGCCCAGGACCCCGAATCGGCGCAGTTCGACGGCATGCCGCGCAGCGCGATCGCCACCGGGCAGGTCGACGCCGTGAAGACGCCGGACAAGCTGCCGGGCTGCCTGATCGAACACGCCGGCCGGGTGCTGTCCCGCAACCTGCCCGTCCCGGCCAAGCCGCAGGACCGCGACAACGACCCGTTGGCGCAGATCGTGGCGGCCATCCGTTCCGTCACCGGGGTGGATTTCTCGCACTACAAGCTGGCGACCCTGCTCCGCCGGATCGAACGGCGGATGCACACCGCCGGCCTCGATTCGATGAGTGACTACGCCGCCCTGCTCCGCCGCAACAGCGCCGAAACGGTCAGCCTCTACAAGGAGATGCTGATCGGCGTCACCCGGTTCTTCCGCGACGAGGGGGCCTTCGCCTCGCTGGCCGACAAGGTGATCCCCACCCTGCTGGCCAAACGCAGCCCCACCGACATGGTGCGCGTCTGGGTCTGCGGCTGCGCGACCGGCGAGGAGGCCTATTCCATCGCCATCCTGTTCGCCGAGGCGCAGGAACGGATGGGGCGGTCCTTCGACGTCAAGATCTTCGCCACCGACATCGACCAGGACAGCATCGAGATCGCCAGCCTGGGCGAGTACCCGCGCTCCATCGCCGAGGACGTGTCGAACGAGCGGCTGACCCGCTACTTCATCGCCCGCGGCGACCATTATCTGGTGTCGCGCGACATCCGCCGCATGGTGGTCTTCGCCGCGCACAACATCATGCGCGATCCGCCCTTCACCAAGATCGATCTGGTGAGCTGCCGGAACCTGCTGATCTACATGGACTCGCCGCTTCAGCGGAAGGTGCTCAGCCTGTTCCAGTACGCGCTGCGGCAAAGCGGCTTCCTGTTCCTCGGCACCAGCGAGACGCTGGGCGACCTGTCGGCGGAGTTCCACGTCCTGGACAGCCGGAACAAGCTGTTCCAAAGCCTGCGCACCGGCACCCACCGGCTGTCGCGGCTGCTCGTCCCCACCGTCGCAGCGCCGGTGCACCGCCATGGCGACGAGACCATGTCGCAGGCGCAGGAGGAAGGGGCCGCCATCGACGAGGCGATCTCGACCCTGATGCGGGCCTATGTGCCGCCCAGCCTGCTGGTCAACGAGCAGATGAACATCATGCATGTGTTCGGCGAGGCGTCGGCGATCCTGAAGGTGCCACCGGGCGAGGCCACGCTGAACGCGCTGAAGCTGCTGCCCTCCTCGGTCTCCATGGTGGTGGGAACCGCGCTGACGCGGGCCTTCCGCTCCGGCGAGGAGTTCGCCCTGTCCAACATTCCGGTGAAGGACCGCGAGGGGTTGCCCGCCGTCAGCCTGCGCGTCAAGCCCTTCGTCGCGCGCAAGACGGGCCGGCGCTTCGCTCTGATCGTGCTCGACCCCAGCGCCCCGGCGCTGGCCCTGCCGGACAGCGACTTCGACTTCGACACCGACACCGCGGAGCGCATCCGCGGGCTGGAGCAGGAGCTGGTTTCCCGCGGCGAGAACCTCCAGGCCACCATCGAGGAGCTGGAAACCGCCAACGAGGAACTGCAGGCGACCAACGAGGAGCTTCTCGCCTCCAACGAAGAATTGCAGAGCACCAACGAAGAGCTGCAGTCCGTCAACGAGGAGCTGTATTCCGTCAACGCCGAGTATCAGGCGAAGGTGGAGGAGTTGACGGAAGTCACCAACGACCTGGACAACCTGCTGCGCTCGACCGAGATCGGCACGGTGTTCCTGGACAGCGGCATGGTGATCCGGCGCTTCACTCCGGCGGCGGCGCGCTTCATCAACATCATCCCGCGCGACGTCGGCCGGTCGATCTCGCACCTGTCCACCAACATCGACTATCCGGATTTCCTCAAGGACATCGAGCGGGTCTTCCACGACCACAAGCCGGTGGAACGCCACGTTCCGGTGCGCGGCGACCGCTGGATCCAGACGCGGATCCTTCCCTACCTGACCGAGAAGAACCAGGTGGCCGGGGTGGTCGTCACCTTCGTGGACGTCACCGCCGCCAAGGCCGCGGAACACCGTCTCCAGACGGTGCTGGACAGCCTGCCCGAGCATGTGGCGGTCATCGATTCCGATGGCGCCATCACCATGGTCAACCACGCCTGGCGCATGTTCGGCCAGAAGAACGGCGCTCCGGCGCTGGACCGTTGCGGGCCGGGAACCAATTATCTTGATGTCTGCAACGCCGAGGAAGGAACCGAAGGCGAAGACATCGCCCGTGCCGTGAACGACGGGCTGCGCCGGATTCTGTCCGGCGACATCGAGCAGTTCACCATCGAATACCCTTGTCATTCCGACAAGGAGGAGCGCTGGTTCATGATGCACGCCTGCCGTCTGGCCGGATTGTCAGGGGGAGCGGTGGTCAGCCACATCGACATCACCAACCGGAAACGTATGGAACTGCGCGCGAGCGGACGGCGGAACGGCCCGAAAAAAGCTGGAGCCCCCTCCGGCAAGGACGCGGCGGCCGGAGGCGCGGCGTGA
- a CDS encoding response regulator: MNDPGGKGAPKLGLLSVLVVEDSAFIRNVLTATLRTIGVGAVHAEPGGAEAIRFLEERRAALPPGTAPVDVIITDLVMPEVDGLMLLRWLRCSPKSPDRFLPVLMLSGAADRHYVEQARDLGATDFIAKPFSAAIIASRLLAAIARPRRYVLAKGYFGPDRRRTQRPVAMDCRMTGPREILVVHSASKAVGIDRFPVVHFDLPNRLGAKMGIAPKDPVPTLPEEVLAAAEAEIQNRAGDYATWIAGEVDELARRVDRLGADSAAVPALMAQINRSAHEMRGQGGIFGYPLITRIAKSLYEATQGGFPAATGNERLLLKAHVDAIKAVMAGRISGDGGAIGQQLLASLDRAKKKYAKLESEGDPV, translated from the coding sequence ATGAACGATCCGGGTGGCAAAGGCGCGCCCAAGCTCGGCCTCCTCTCGGTTCTGGTGGTCGAGGACAGCGCCTTCATCCGCAACGTGCTGACCGCGACCCTGCGCACCATCGGGGTCGGCGCGGTGCATGCCGAGCCGGGTGGGGCGGAAGCCATCCGCTTCCTGGAGGAGCGGCGTGCCGCCCTGCCGCCCGGCACGGCGCCGGTGGACGTGATCATCACCGATCTGGTGATGCCGGAGGTCGACGGGCTGATGCTGTTGCGCTGGCTGCGCTGCAGCCCGAAATCGCCGGACCGCTTCCTGCCCGTGCTGATGCTGTCCGGCGCCGCCGACCGCCATTACGTGGAGCAGGCGCGCGACTTGGGCGCCACCGACTTCATCGCCAAGCCCTTTTCGGCGGCCATCATCGCCAGCCGCCTGCTGGCGGCCATCGCCCGGCCGCGGCGCTACGTGCTCGCCAAGGGCTATTTCGGGCCGGACCGGCGGCGGACGCAGCGGCCGGTGGCGATGGATTGCCGGATGACCGGCCCCAGGGAAATCCTGGTGGTGCACAGCGCGTCCAAGGCGGTGGGCATCGATCGCTTTCCGGTGGTTCATTTCGACCTGCCCAACCGGCTGGGCGCCAAGATGGGCATCGCGCCGAAGGACCCCGTGCCGACCCTGCCCGAGGAGGTGCTGGCGGCGGCGGAGGCGGAGATCCAGAACCGGGCCGGCGATTACGCGACCTGGATCGCTGGAGAGGTGGACGAGCTGGCCCGCCGCGTCGACCGGCTGGGCGCGGACTCCGCCGCGGTCCCGGCGCTGATGGCGCAGATCAACCGCTCCGCCCATGAGATGCGCGGGCAGGGCGGCATCTTCGGCTACCCGCTGATCACCCGTATCGCCAAGTCGCTCTACGAGGCGACGCAGGGCGGCTTCCCCGCCGCCACCGGCAACGAGCGCCTGCTGCTGAAGGCCCATGTGGACGCCATCAAGGCGGTGATGGCCGGGCGGATCAGCGGCGACGGCGGGGCCATCGGCCAGCAGCTTCTCGCCTCGCTGGACCGCGCCAAGAAAAAGTACGCCAAGCTGGAGAGCGAGGGCGATCCGGTCTGA
- a CDS encoding radical SAM/SPASM domain-containing protein, with product MTEVSTETAAPANIPYGRHRDRNDLSQVLPLTTPFSLLIDPSNGCNFRCVFCATGNPDLLKEVGRPRGAMKFDLFRKIADDIAEFDAPIKSVHLYKDGEPLVNTRIEHMVHRLKSQGLARHVEMTSNGSLLTPERADALLAAGLDAMRVSVYGASDAMYKRVTRRFDRFQTIVDNVAYLYRRKTELGRDFHLHCKIINVELTEEERQSFIDTFTPIADSLFVHPLHGEALAEESAFAAAPDTARKVCSEPFLKLAINFNGEVSVCCADWRMGTIVGNVAEESLREIWNGERLRDFRLKHLEGRRDEIEACRGCSYVQTLPADNNLDGFAADLIAKYRV from the coding sequence ATGACCGAAGTGAGCACCGAAACGGCCGCCCCCGCGAACATTCCCTACGGCCGCCATCGCGACCGCAACGACCTGTCGCAGGTGCTGCCGCTGACCACGCCCTTCTCGCTGCTGATCGACCCGTCGAACGGCTGCAACTTCCGCTGCGTCTTCTGCGCCACCGGCAACCCGGACCTGCTGAAGGAAGTCGGCCGGCCGCGCGGCGCCATGAAGTTCGACCTGTTCCGCAAGATCGCCGACGACATCGCCGAATTCGACGCGCCGATCAAATCCGTCCATCTCTACAAGGACGGCGAGCCGCTGGTGAACACGCGGATCGAACACATGGTCCATCGTCTGAAATCGCAGGGACTCGCCCGCCATGTCGAGATGACCAGCAACGGCTCCCTGCTGACGCCGGAGCGGGCGGACGCGCTGCTGGCCGCCGGGCTGGACGCCATGCGCGTCTCCGTCTACGGCGCCAGCGACGCCATGTACAAGCGGGTCACCCGGCGCTTCGACCGCTTCCAGACCATCGTGGACAACGTGGCCTATCTTTACCGCCGCAAGACGGAGCTGGGCCGCGATTTCCACCTGCACTGCAAGATCATCAACGTGGAGCTGACGGAGGAGGAGCGGCAGAGCTTCATCGACACCTTCACGCCGATCGCCGACAGCCTGTTCGTCCATCCCCTGCACGGCGAGGCTCTGGCCGAGGAGAGCGCCTTCGCCGCCGCCCCCGACACCGCCCGCAAGGTGTGCTCCGAGCCCTTCCTGAAGCTGGCCATCAACTTCAACGGCGAGGTGTCGGTCTGCTGCGCCGACTGGCGCATGGGGACCATCGTCGGCAACGTCGCCGAGGAGTCGCTGCGCGAGATCTGGAACGGCGAGCGGCTGCGCGATTTCCGGCTGAAGCATCTGGAAGGCCGCCGCGACGAGATCGAGGCCTGCCGCGGCTGCTCCTACGTCCAGACCCTGCCCGCCGACAACAACCTGGACGGCTTCGCCGCGGACCTCATCGCCAAGTACCGGGTTTAA
- the sppA gene encoding signal peptide peptidase SppA — translation MLRFFVRLFALIGFLVVAAVVTGVVLAVRHEPSLPETVVLELDLRDPLAEGSVDRLGSFLGHETTFQEVLDALERGRTDPRVKGMLARFGGDGASFAQVQELRAAVERFRASGRFAIAFAESYGDTGAGNRSYLLASAFDEVWMQPLGLLGLTGLSAQIPFARGALDKLDIQPQVLQREEYKSLADSVMRTDFTPAHREMMESLLGDLTNQIVDGVAVSRRLPSAAVKAAMDRAPLIDREAVDAKLVDRLGYADEAREEALRRAGAAPGADTMEAADYLDIAGPPNRSGPTIALIHATGTITGGDSGKPGLGEVTAGSETIVSAIEDAVDDPDVKAILFRIDSGGGSVTASETIRRALVKARQSGKPVIATMGGTAASGGYWIALAADRIVASPATVTGSIGVVAGKMSVAGLSERLGVHWGVLDTAPNAGLWSPFRPFGPAGEERLNAIIDSSYSTFLSHVAEARHLTPEQARDAAKGRVWTGTQAKTLGLIDELGGVDTALTLAKQAAKLAPDAPVTVTGYPRPKPLIREILDLASGKGDLVEAVAVLAGLRPALAELAPLVKAARSGAVEARMPPLGLER, via the coding sequence ATGCTGAGGTTCTTTGTCCGCCTGTTCGCCCTCATCGGTTTCCTCGTGGTGGCCGCCGTGGTCACCGGGGTCGTCCTGGCGGTCCGGCACGAGCCCTCCCTGCCCGAGACCGTGGTGCTGGAGCTGGACCTCCGCGACCCGCTGGCGGAAGGGAGCGTGGACCGGCTGGGCAGCTTCCTCGGCCACGAGACGACCTTCCAGGAGGTGCTCGACGCGCTGGAGCGGGGGCGCACCGACCCGCGGGTGAAGGGCATGCTCGCCCGCTTCGGCGGCGACGGCGCCAGCTTCGCCCAGGTGCAGGAGTTGCGGGCGGCGGTGGAGCGGTTCCGCGCGTCGGGCCGCTTCGCCATCGCCTTCGCCGAATCCTACGGCGACACCGGGGCGGGCAACCGCTCCTACCTGCTGGCCAGCGCCTTCGACGAGGTGTGGATGCAACCGCTGGGGCTGCTCGGCCTGACCGGCCTGTCCGCCCAGATCCCCTTCGCCCGCGGCGCGCTGGACAAGCTGGACATCCAGCCGCAGGTCCTCCAGCGCGAGGAGTACAAGAGCCTCGCCGACAGCGTCATGCGGACGGACTTCACGCCCGCCCACCGCGAGATGATGGAGTCCCTGCTCGGCGACCTGACCAACCAGATCGTCGACGGGGTGGCGGTGAGCCGCCGCCTCCCCTCCGCCGCCGTCAAGGCGGCGATGGACCGCGCCCCCCTGATCGACCGCGAGGCGGTGGACGCCAAGCTGGTCGACCGGCTGGGCTACGCCGACGAGGCGCGGGAGGAGGCGCTGCGCCGCGCCGGGGCGGCGCCCGGCGCCGACACCATGGAGGCGGCGGATTACCTGGACATCGCCGGCCCGCCCAACCGCAGCGGCCCGACCATCGCGCTGATCCACGCCACCGGCACCATCACCGGCGGCGACAGCGGCAAGCCCGGGCTGGGCGAGGTCACCGCCGGGTCGGAGACGATCGTGTCGGCCATCGAGGACGCGGTGGACGATCCCGACGTCAAGGCCATCCTGTTCCGCATCGACAGCGGCGGCGGCAGCGTGACAGCATCCGAGACGATCCGCCGCGCGTTGGTCAAGGCCCGCCAGTCGGGCAAGCCGGTGATCGCCACCATGGGCGGCACGGCGGCGTCCGGCGGCTACTGGATCGCCTTGGCCGCCGACCGCATCGTCGCCTCCCCCGCCACCGTGACCGGCTCCATCGGCGTGGTCGCCGGCAAGATGTCGGTCGCCGGCCTGTCGGAGCGGCTGGGCGTGCATTGGGGCGTCCTCGACACCGCGCCCAACGCCGGGCTGTGGTCGCCCTTCCGCCCCTTCGGCCCCGCCGGGGAAGAGCGGCTGAACGCCATCATCGACAGCAGCTATTCCACCTTCCTGTCCCACGTCGCGGAGGCCCGGCACCTTACCCCCGAACAGGCGCGGGACGCCGCCAAGGGCCGCGTGTGGACCGGGACCCAGGCCAAGACTCTCGGGCTGATCGACGAGCTGGGCGGGGTCGACACCGCGCTGACGCTCGCCAAGCAGGCGGCGAAGCTGGCGCCTGATGCTCCGGTCACCGTGACCGGCTATCCGCGCCCGAAGCCGCTGATCCGGGAAATCCTCGACCTCGCCTCGGGCAAGGGTGATCTGGTGGAAGCCGTGGCGGTGCTGGCCGGATTGCGTCCGGCGCTGGCCGAACTGGCCCCGCTGGTCAAGGCGGCCCGCAGCGGCGCGGTGGAGGCCCGCATGCCGCCGCTGGGCCTCGAACGGTAA
- the aroC gene encoding chorismate synthase yields the protein MAGNSFGTLFRFTTWGESHGPAIGVVVDGCPSLLSLTEADIQPWLDKRRPGQSRYTTQRQEPDQVRILSGVFEGRTTGTPVSLMIENTDQRSKDYSEIASKFRPGHADYTYWKKYGIRDYRGGGRSSARETACRVAAGAVARKVLGDGVTVRGALVQIGPHKVDRSRWDWAEVDNNPFFCPDPQAAAEWADYLDGIRKSGSSIGAVVEVVASGLPAGLGDPLYDKLDGDLAHAMMTINAVKGVEIGNGFEAATLTGEQNADEMRAGPDGEPEFRSNLAGGILGGISTGQDVVVRFAVKPTSSILTPRQTVDLQGKDTDILTKGRHDPCVGIRAVPVGEAMMACVLADHLLRHRAYARG from the coding sequence ATGGCCGGCAACAGCTTCGGAACGCTTTTCCGCTTCACCACCTGGGGCGAGAGCCATGGGCCGGCGATCGGCGTGGTGGTGGACGGCTGCCCGTCGCTGCTCTCCCTGACCGAGGCGGACATCCAGCCCTGGCTCGACAAGCGCCGCCCCGGCCAGTCGCGCTACACCACGCAGCGCCAGGAGCCCGATCAGGTCAGGATCCTGTCCGGCGTGTTCGAAGGGCGGACCACCGGCACGCCGGTCTCGCTGATGATCGAGAACACCGACCAGCGGTCCAAGGACTACAGCGAGATCGCGTCCAAGTTCCGGCCCGGCCACGCCGACTACACCTACTGGAAGAAGTACGGCATCCGCGATTACCGCGGCGGCGGGCGCTCCTCGGCGCGCGAGACGGCCTGCCGCGTGGCGGCGGGTGCCGTGGCGCGCAAGGTGCTGGGCGACGGCGTCACCGTGCGCGGCGCGCTGGTGCAGATCGGCCCGCACAAGGTGGACCGCAGCCGCTGGGACTGGGCCGAGGTCGACAACAACCCCTTCTTCTGCCCCGACCCGCAGGCCGCCGCCGAATGGGCCGACTATCTGGACGGCATCCGCAAAAGCGGCTCCTCCATCGGCGCGGTGGTCGAGGTGGTGGCCTCCGGCCTGCCCGCCGGGCTCGGCGACCCGCTCTACGACAAGCTGGACGGCGATCTCGCCCACGCCATGATGACGATCAACGCCGTCAAGGGCGTGGAGATCGGCAACGGCTTCGAGGCCGCCACCCTGACCGGCGAGCAGAACGCCGACGAGATGCGCGCCGGACCCGACGGCGAGCCGGAGTTCCGATCCAACCTCGCCGGTGGCATCCTCGGCGGCATCTCCACCGGGCAGGACGTCGTGGTGCGTTTCGCGGTGAAGCCGACCAGCTCCATCCTCACCCCGCGTCAGACGGTCGATCTGCAGGGCAAGGATACCGACATCCTGACCAAGGGCCGCCACGACCCCTGCGTCGGCATCCGCGCCGTCCCGGTCGGCGAGGCGATGATGGCCTGCGTTCTGGCCGACCATCTGCTGCGCCACCGCGCCTACGCGCGGGGCTGA